One window of the Puntigrus tetrazona isolate hp1 chromosome 13, ASM1883169v1, whole genome shotgun sequence genome contains the following:
- the actn1 gene encoding alpha-actinin-1 isoform X4 translates to MDHHHHQQHHHHHQYDGGENDYMQQEDDWDRDLLLDPAWEKQQRKTFTAWCNSHLRKAGTQIENIEEDFRDGLKLMLLLEVISGERLAKPERGKMRVHKISNVNKALDFIASKGVKLVSIGAEEIVDGNAKMTLGMIWTIILRFAIQDISVEETSAKEGLLLWCQRKTAPYKNVNIQNFHISWKDGLGFCALIHRHRPELIDYGKLRKDDPMTNLNTAFDVAEKYLDIPKMLDAEDIVSTLRPDEKAIMTYVSCYYHAFSGKQKAETAANRICKVLAVNQENEQLMEDYEKLASDLLEWIRRTIPWLENRVPENTMQAMQQKLEDFRDYRRLHKPPKVQEKCQLEINFNTLQTKLRLSNRPAFMPSEGKMVSDISNAWGSLEGAEKGYEEWLLNEIRRLERLDHLAEKFRQKAAIHEAWTDGKEEMLQQKDYETASLSDIKALLKKHEAFESDLAAHQDRVEQIAAIAQELNELEYYDSPSVNARCQRICDQWDSLGVLTQKRSEALQRTEKLLETIDQLYLEFAKRAAPFNNWMEGAMEDLQDTFIVHTIEEIQGLSTAHEQFKATLPEADKERQAILGIHNEIAKIVQTYHVNMAGTNPYTTINPQEINAKWDKVRQLVPQRDQALIEEHARQQNNERLRRQFANQANVIGPWIQTKMEEIGRISIEMHGTLEDQLTHLRQYEKSIVNYKPKIDQLEGDHQQIQEALIFDNKHTNYTMEHIRVGWEQLLTTIARTINEIENQILTRDAKGISQEQMNEFRASFNHFDRDHSGTLGAEEFKACLISLGFDIGNDAQGEAEFARIMSIVDPNRLGVITFQAFIDFMSRETADTDTADQVMASFKVLAGDKNYILADELRRELPPDQAEYCIARMTPYAGPDGVPGALDYMSFSTALYGESDL, encoded by the exons ATGGATCACCACCACCATcaacaacatcatcatcatcatcagtatGATGGAGGAGAGAACGACTATATGCAGCAAGAAGATGACTGGGACCGGGATCTGCTGCTTGACCCCGCCTGGGAGAAACAACAGCGAAAG aCGTTTACTGCGTGGTGCAACTCTCATCTACGAAAGGCAGGGACTCAGATCGAAAACATTGAGGAAGATTTTAGAGATGGACTCAAACTCATGCTGCTCCTAGAGGTTATTTCAG GAGAACGCTTGGCCAAACCAGAGAGGGGAAAGATGAGAGTCCATAAGATCTCCAATGTGAATAAAGCCCTGGACTTCATTGCAAGCAAAGGAGTCAAACTGGTTTCTATTGGAGCGGAGG AGATTGTTGATGGCAACGCTAAGATGACTCTGGGGATGATCTGGACCATTATCCTCCGCTTCGCCATCCAGGACATCTCAGTGGAgg AGACCTCAGCTAAAGAAGGCCTGCTGCTGTGGTGCCAGAGAAAAACAGCTCCatacaaaaatgtcaacatcCAGAATTTCCACATCAG ttGGAAGGATGGATTAGGCTTCTGTGCACTCATTCACAGACATCGTCCAGAGCTCATCGATTACGGTAAACTGCGCAAG GATGACCCAATGACTAATCTGAACACCGCTTTTGATGTCGCTGAAAAGTACCTGGACATCCCTAAGATGCTGGATGCAGAAG ATATCGTTAGTACGTTGCGTCCCGATGAAAAGGCCATCATGACGTATGTGTCATGTTACTACCACGCCTTCTCAGGCAAACAGAAG GCTGAGACAGCAGCCAATCGGATCTGCAAAGTCCTGGCTGTCAATCAGGAGAATGAGCAACTGATGGAAGACTATGAGAAACTGGCCAGTGAT cTCCTGGAGTGGATTCGCAGAACAATCCCATGGTTGGAGAACCGCGTTCCAGAAAACACCATGCAGGCCATGCAGCAGAAGTTGGAGGATTTCCGGGACTATCGACGACTTCACAAACCACCCAAGGTTCAGGAGAAATGTCAGCTGGAGATCAACTTCAACACGCTGCAGACCAAACTCCGCCTTAGCAACCGTCCTGCATTTATGCCATCGGAGGGGAAGATGGTCTCG GATATCTCCAATGCTTGGGGAAGTCTAGAGGGAGCTGAGAAGGGTTATGAAGAGTGGCTACTAAATGAGATTCGCAGACTGGAAAGACTCGATCATCTTGCAGAGAAATTCCGCCAAAAAGCCGCCATCCATGAGGCCTGGACTGACG GTAAGGAGGAGATGCTACAGCAGAAGGACTACGAGACAGCATCCCTCTCGGACATCAAAGCTTTGCTGAAGAAGCATGAGGCTTTTGAGAGTGACCTTGCAGCTCATCAGGACAGAGTGGAACAGATCGCTGCCATCGCACAGGAGCTGAA TGAGTTGGAGTACTATGACTCTCCCAGTGTAAATGCTCGCTGTCAGCGAATCTGTGATCAGTGGGATTCATTGGGGGTTTTAACTCAGAAACGCAGCGAGGCCTTGCAG AGGACTGAGAAACTGTTGGAAACGATTGATCAGCTGTACCTGGAGTTTGCCAAAAGGGCAGCGCCCTTTAACAACTGGATGGAGGGAGCCATGGAAGACCTGCAAGACACTTTTATCGTCCACACCATTGAGGAGATACAG ggACTCAGCACAGCCCATGAGCAGTTTAAAGCCACACTGCCTGAGGCAGATAAGGAACGACAGGCCATCCTGGGCATCCATAATGAAATTGCTAAAATAGTACAGACATACCACGTGAACATGGCTGGCACCAACCCCTACACCACCATCAACCCCCAGGAGATTAATGCCAAATGGGATAAG GTGAGGCAGTTAGTACCCCAGAGAGATCAGGCCCTGATAGAAGAACACGCTCGTCAGCAGAATAATGAGAGACTGCGCAGACAGTTTGCTAATCAGGCAAATGTCATTGGGCCCTGGATCCAGACCAAGATGGAG GAAATTGGCAGAATCTCTATTGAGATGCACGGGACCCTGGAGGATCAGCTGACCCACCTTCGGCAGTATGAGAAGAGCATTGTAAACTACAAACCAAAGATCGACCAGCTAGAGGGAGACCATCAACAAATACAGGAAGCACTTATATTtgacaacaaacacacaaactacacCATGGAG CACATCCGTGTAGGTTGGGAGCAGCTCCTTACTACCATCGCTCGCACCATCAACGAGATAGAGAACCAGATTCTGACCCGTGACGCCAAAGGCATTAGCCAGGAGCAAATGAATGAGTTCAGAGCCTCGTTCAACCACTTCGATCGA GACCACTCGGGCACACTGGGCGCTGAGGAGTTCAAAGCCTGCCTTATCAGTCTGGGCTTCGATATCGGGAACGACGCACAG GGAGAGGCGGAGTTTGCCCGCATCATGAGCATTGTGGATCCTAACAGACTGGGAGTGATCACATTCCAGGCCTTCATTGATTTTATGTCTCGTGAGACGGCCGACACGGACACCGCTGATCAGGTCATGGCATCCTTTAAAGTCCTTGCTGGAGACAAG AACTATATCCTTGCAGATGAGCTGAGACGTGAGCTCCCTCCGGACCAGGCCGAATACTGCATCGCCCGCATGACGCCTTACGCCGGCCCTGACGGCGTCCCGGGAGCTCTTGACTACATGTCCTTCTCTACCGCTCTCTATGGGGAGAGTGACCTCTGA
- the actn1 gene encoding alpha-actinin-1 isoform X2, producing the protein MDHHHHQQHHHHHQYDGGENDYMQQEDDWDRDLLLDPAWEKQQRKTFTAWCNSHLRKAGTQIENIEEDFRDGLKLMLLLEVISGERLAKPERGKMRVHKISNVNKALDFIASKGVKLVSIGAEEIVDGNAKMTLGMIWTIILRFAIQDISVEETSAKEGLLLWCQRKTAPYKNVNIQNFHISWKDGLGFCALIHRHRPELIDYGKLRKDDPMTNLNTAFDVAEKYLDIPKMLDAEDIVSTLRPDEKAIMTYVSCYYHAFSGKQKAETAANRICKVLAVNQENEQLMEDYEKLASDLLEWIRRTIPWLENRVPENTMQAMQQKLEDFRDYRRLHKPPKVQEKCQLEINFNTLQTKLRLSNRPAFMPSEGKMVSDISNAWGSLEGAEKGYEEWLLNEIRRLERLDHLAEKFRQKAAIHEAWTDGKEEMLQQKDYETASLSDIKALLKKHEAFESDLAAHQDRVEQIAAIAQELNELEYYDSPSVNARCQRICDQWDSLGVLTQKRSEALQRTEKLLETIDQLYLEFAKRAAPFNNWMEGAMEDLQDTFIVHTIEEIQGLSTAHEQFKATLPEADKERQAILGIHNEIAKIVQTYHVNMAGTNPYTTINPQEINAKWDKVRQLVPQRDQALIEEHARQQNNERLRRQFANQANVIGPWIQTKMEEIGRISIEMHGTLEDQLTHLRQYEKSIVNYKPKIDQLEGDHQQIQEALIFDNKHTNYTMEHIRVGWEQLLTTIARTINEIENQILTRDAKGISQEQMNEFRASFNHFDRDHSGTLGAEEFKACLISLGFDIGNDAQKRTGMMDAEDFRACLISMGYNMGEAEFARIMSIVDPNRLGVITFQAFIDFMSRETADTDTADQVMASFKVLAGDKNYILADELRRELPPDQAEYCIARMTPYAGPDGVPGALDYMSFSTALYGESDL; encoded by the exons ATGGATCACCACCACCATcaacaacatcatcatcatcatcagtatGATGGAGGAGAGAACGACTATATGCAGCAAGAAGATGACTGGGACCGGGATCTGCTGCTTGACCCCGCCTGGGAGAAACAACAGCGAAAG aCGTTTACTGCGTGGTGCAACTCTCATCTACGAAAGGCAGGGACTCAGATCGAAAACATTGAGGAAGATTTTAGAGATGGACTCAAACTCATGCTGCTCCTAGAGGTTATTTCAG GAGAACGCTTGGCCAAACCAGAGAGGGGAAAGATGAGAGTCCATAAGATCTCCAATGTGAATAAAGCCCTGGACTTCATTGCAAGCAAAGGAGTCAAACTGGTTTCTATTGGAGCGGAGG AGATTGTTGATGGCAACGCTAAGATGACTCTGGGGATGATCTGGACCATTATCCTCCGCTTCGCCATCCAGGACATCTCAGTGGAgg AGACCTCAGCTAAAGAAGGCCTGCTGCTGTGGTGCCAGAGAAAAACAGCTCCatacaaaaatgtcaacatcCAGAATTTCCACATCAG ttGGAAGGATGGATTAGGCTTCTGTGCACTCATTCACAGACATCGTCCAGAGCTCATCGATTACGGTAAACTGCGCAAG GATGACCCAATGACTAATCTGAACACCGCTTTTGATGTCGCTGAAAAGTACCTGGACATCCCTAAGATGCTGGATGCAGAAG ATATCGTTAGTACGTTGCGTCCCGATGAAAAGGCCATCATGACGTATGTGTCATGTTACTACCACGCCTTCTCAGGCAAACAGAAG GCTGAGACAGCAGCCAATCGGATCTGCAAAGTCCTGGCTGTCAATCAGGAGAATGAGCAACTGATGGAAGACTATGAGAAACTGGCCAGTGAT cTCCTGGAGTGGATTCGCAGAACAATCCCATGGTTGGAGAACCGCGTTCCAGAAAACACCATGCAGGCCATGCAGCAGAAGTTGGAGGATTTCCGGGACTATCGACGACTTCACAAACCACCCAAGGTTCAGGAGAAATGTCAGCTGGAGATCAACTTCAACACGCTGCAGACCAAACTCCGCCTTAGCAACCGTCCTGCATTTATGCCATCGGAGGGGAAGATGGTCTCG GATATCTCCAATGCTTGGGGAAGTCTAGAGGGAGCTGAGAAGGGTTATGAAGAGTGGCTACTAAATGAGATTCGCAGACTGGAAAGACTCGATCATCTTGCAGAGAAATTCCGCCAAAAAGCCGCCATCCATGAGGCCTGGACTGACG GTAAGGAGGAGATGCTACAGCAGAAGGACTACGAGACAGCATCCCTCTCGGACATCAAAGCTTTGCTGAAGAAGCATGAGGCTTTTGAGAGTGACCTTGCAGCTCATCAGGACAGAGTGGAACAGATCGCTGCCATCGCACAGGAGCTGAA TGAGTTGGAGTACTATGACTCTCCCAGTGTAAATGCTCGCTGTCAGCGAATCTGTGATCAGTGGGATTCATTGGGGGTTTTAACTCAGAAACGCAGCGAGGCCTTGCAG AGGACTGAGAAACTGTTGGAAACGATTGATCAGCTGTACCTGGAGTTTGCCAAAAGGGCAGCGCCCTTTAACAACTGGATGGAGGGAGCCATGGAAGACCTGCAAGACACTTTTATCGTCCACACCATTGAGGAGATACAG ggACTCAGCACAGCCCATGAGCAGTTTAAAGCCACACTGCCTGAGGCAGATAAGGAACGACAGGCCATCCTGGGCATCCATAATGAAATTGCTAAAATAGTACAGACATACCACGTGAACATGGCTGGCACCAACCCCTACACCACCATCAACCCCCAGGAGATTAATGCCAAATGGGATAAG GTGAGGCAGTTAGTACCCCAGAGAGATCAGGCCCTGATAGAAGAACACGCTCGTCAGCAGAATAATGAGAGACTGCGCAGACAGTTTGCTAATCAGGCAAATGTCATTGGGCCCTGGATCCAGACCAAGATGGAG GAAATTGGCAGAATCTCTATTGAGATGCACGGGACCCTGGAGGATCAGCTGACCCACCTTCGGCAGTATGAGAAGAGCATTGTAAACTACAAACCAAAGATCGACCAGCTAGAGGGAGACCATCAACAAATACAGGAAGCACTTATATTtgacaacaaacacacaaactacacCATGGAG CACATCCGTGTAGGTTGGGAGCAGCTCCTTACTACCATCGCTCGCACCATCAACGAGATAGAGAACCAGATTCTGACCCGTGACGCCAAAGGCATTAGCCAGGAGCAAATGAATGAGTTCAGAGCCTCGTTCAACCACTTCGATCGA GACCACTCGGGCACACTGGGCGCTGAGGAGTTCAAAGCCTGCCTTATCAGTCTGGGCTTCGATATCGGGAACGACGCACAG AAGAGAACAGGCATGATGGATGCAGAAGACTTCAGAGCCTGCCTCATCTCCATGGGTTATAATATG GGAGAGGCGGAGTTTGCCCGCATCATGAGCATTGTGGATCCTAACAGACTGGGAGTGATCACATTCCAGGCCTTCATTGATTTTATGTCTCGTGAGACGGCCGACACGGACACCGCTGATCAGGTCATGGCATCCTTTAAAGTCCTTGCTGGAGACAAG AACTATATCCTTGCAGATGAGCTGAGACGTGAGCTCCCTCCGGACCAGGCCGAATACTGCATCGCCCGCATGACGCCTTACGCCGGCCCTGACGGCGTCCCGGGAGCTCTTGACTACATGTCCTTCTCTACCGCTCTCTATGGGGAGAGTGACCTCTGA
- the actn1 gene encoding alpha-actinin-1 isoform X6, whose translation MDHHHHQQHHHHHQYDGGENDYMQQEDDWDRDLLLDPAWEKQQRKTFTAWCNSHLRKAGTQIENIEEDFRDGLKLMLLLEVISGERLAKPERGKMRVHKISNVNKALDFIASKGVKLVSIGAEEIVDGNAKMTLGMIWTIILRFAIQDISVEETSAKEGLLLWCQRKTAPYKNVNIQNFHISWKDGLGFCALIHRHRPELIDYGKLRKDDPMTNLNTAFDVAEKYLDIPKMLDAEDIVSTLRPDEKAIMTYVSCYYHAFSGKQKAETAANRICKVLAVNQENEQLMEDYEKLASDLLEWIRRTIPWLENRVPENTMQAMQQKLEDFRDYRRLHKPPKVQEKCQLEINFNTLQTKLRLSNRPAFMPSEGKMVSDISNAWGSLEGAEKGYEEWLLNEIRRLERLDHLAEKFRQKAAIHEAWTDGKEEMLQQKDYETASLSDIKALLKKHEAFESDLAAHQDRVEQIAAIAQELNELEYYDSPSVNARCQRICDQWDSLGVLTQKRSEALQRTEKLLETIDQLYLEFAKRAAPFNNWMEGAMEDLQDTFIVHTIEEIQGLSTAHEQFKATLPEADKERQAILGIHNEIAKIVQTYHVNMAGTNPYTTINPQEINAKWDKVRQLVPQRDQALIEEHARQQNNERLRRQFANQANVIGPWIQTKMEEIGRISIEMHGTLEDQLTHLRQYEKSIVNYKPKIDQLEGDHQQIQEALIFDNKHTNYTMEHIRVGWEQLLTTIARTINEIENQILTRDAKGISQEQMNEFRASFNHFDRKRTGMMDAEDFRACLISMGYNMGEAEFARIMSIVDPNRLGVITFQAFIDFMSRETADTDTADQVMASFKVLAGDKNYILADELRRELPPDQAEYCIARMTPYAGPDGVPGALDYMSFSTALYGESDL comes from the exons ATGGATCACCACCACCATcaacaacatcatcatcatcatcagtatGATGGAGGAGAGAACGACTATATGCAGCAAGAAGATGACTGGGACCGGGATCTGCTGCTTGACCCCGCCTGGGAGAAACAACAGCGAAAG aCGTTTACTGCGTGGTGCAACTCTCATCTACGAAAGGCAGGGACTCAGATCGAAAACATTGAGGAAGATTTTAGAGATGGACTCAAACTCATGCTGCTCCTAGAGGTTATTTCAG GAGAACGCTTGGCCAAACCAGAGAGGGGAAAGATGAGAGTCCATAAGATCTCCAATGTGAATAAAGCCCTGGACTTCATTGCAAGCAAAGGAGTCAAACTGGTTTCTATTGGAGCGGAGG AGATTGTTGATGGCAACGCTAAGATGACTCTGGGGATGATCTGGACCATTATCCTCCGCTTCGCCATCCAGGACATCTCAGTGGAgg AGACCTCAGCTAAAGAAGGCCTGCTGCTGTGGTGCCAGAGAAAAACAGCTCCatacaaaaatgtcaacatcCAGAATTTCCACATCAG ttGGAAGGATGGATTAGGCTTCTGTGCACTCATTCACAGACATCGTCCAGAGCTCATCGATTACGGTAAACTGCGCAAG GATGACCCAATGACTAATCTGAACACCGCTTTTGATGTCGCTGAAAAGTACCTGGACATCCCTAAGATGCTGGATGCAGAAG ATATCGTTAGTACGTTGCGTCCCGATGAAAAGGCCATCATGACGTATGTGTCATGTTACTACCACGCCTTCTCAGGCAAACAGAAG GCTGAGACAGCAGCCAATCGGATCTGCAAAGTCCTGGCTGTCAATCAGGAGAATGAGCAACTGATGGAAGACTATGAGAAACTGGCCAGTGAT cTCCTGGAGTGGATTCGCAGAACAATCCCATGGTTGGAGAACCGCGTTCCAGAAAACACCATGCAGGCCATGCAGCAGAAGTTGGAGGATTTCCGGGACTATCGACGACTTCACAAACCACCCAAGGTTCAGGAGAAATGTCAGCTGGAGATCAACTTCAACACGCTGCAGACCAAACTCCGCCTTAGCAACCGTCCTGCATTTATGCCATCGGAGGGGAAGATGGTCTCG GATATCTCCAATGCTTGGGGAAGTCTAGAGGGAGCTGAGAAGGGTTATGAAGAGTGGCTACTAAATGAGATTCGCAGACTGGAAAGACTCGATCATCTTGCAGAGAAATTCCGCCAAAAAGCCGCCATCCATGAGGCCTGGACTGACG GTAAGGAGGAGATGCTACAGCAGAAGGACTACGAGACAGCATCCCTCTCGGACATCAAAGCTTTGCTGAAGAAGCATGAGGCTTTTGAGAGTGACCTTGCAGCTCATCAGGACAGAGTGGAACAGATCGCTGCCATCGCACAGGAGCTGAA TGAGTTGGAGTACTATGACTCTCCCAGTGTAAATGCTCGCTGTCAGCGAATCTGTGATCAGTGGGATTCATTGGGGGTTTTAACTCAGAAACGCAGCGAGGCCTTGCAG AGGACTGAGAAACTGTTGGAAACGATTGATCAGCTGTACCTGGAGTTTGCCAAAAGGGCAGCGCCCTTTAACAACTGGATGGAGGGAGCCATGGAAGACCTGCAAGACACTTTTATCGTCCACACCATTGAGGAGATACAG ggACTCAGCACAGCCCATGAGCAGTTTAAAGCCACACTGCCTGAGGCAGATAAGGAACGACAGGCCATCCTGGGCATCCATAATGAAATTGCTAAAATAGTACAGACATACCACGTGAACATGGCTGGCACCAACCCCTACACCACCATCAACCCCCAGGAGATTAATGCCAAATGGGATAAG GTGAGGCAGTTAGTACCCCAGAGAGATCAGGCCCTGATAGAAGAACACGCTCGTCAGCAGAATAATGAGAGACTGCGCAGACAGTTTGCTAATCAGGCAAATGTCATTGGGCCCTGGATCCAGACCAAGATGGAG GAAATTGGCAGAATCTCTATTGAGATGCACGGGACCCTGGAGGATCAGCTGACCCACCTTCGGCAGTATGAGAAGAGCATTGTAAACTACAAACCAAAGATCGACCAGCTAGAGGGAGACCATCAACAAATACAGGAAGCACTTATATTtgacaacaaacacacaaactacacCATGGAG CACATCCGTGTAGGTTGGGAGCAGCTCCTTACTACCATCGCTCGCACCATCAACGAGATAGAGAACCAGATTCTGACCCGTGACGCCAAAGGCATTAGCCAGGAGCAAATGAATGAGTTCAGAGCCTCGTTCAACCACTTCGATCGA AAGAGAACAGGCATGATGGATGCAGAAGACTTCAGAGCCTGCCTCATCTCCATGGGTTATAATATG GGAGAGGCGGAGTTTGCCCGCATCATGAGCATTGTGGATCCTAACAGACTGGGAGTGATCACATTCCAGGCCTTCATTGATTTTATGTCTCGTGAGACGGCCGACACGGACACCGCTGATCAGGTCATGGCATCCTTTAAAGTCCTTGCTGGAGACAAG AACTATATCCTTGCAGATGAGCTGAGACGTGAGCTCCCTCCGGACCAGGCCGAATACTGCATCGCCCGCATGACGCCTTACGCCGGCCCTGACGGCGTCCCGGGAGCTCTTGACTACATGTCCTTCTCTACCGCTCTCTATGGGGAGAGTGACCTCTGA
- the actn1 gene encoding alpha-actinin-1 isoform X3, which translates to MDHHHHQQHHHHHQYDGGENDYMQQEDDWDRDLLLDPAWEKQQRKTFTAWCNSHLRKAGTQIENIEEDFRDGLKLMLLLEVISGERLAKPERGKMRVHKISNVNKALDFIASKGVKLVSIGAEEIVDGNAKMTLGMIWTIILRFAIQDISVEETSAKEGLLLWCQRKTAPYKNVNIQNFHISWKDGLGFCALIHRHRPELIDYGKLRKDDPMTNLNTAFDVAEKYLDIPKMLDAEDIVGTARPDEKAIMTYVSSFYHAFSGAQKAETAANRICKVLAVNQENEQLMEDYEKLASDLLEWIRRTIPWLENRVPENTMQAMQQKLEDFRDYRRLHKPPKVQEKCQLEINFNTLQTKLRLSNRPAFMPSEGKMVSDISNAWGSLEGAEKGYEEWLLNEIRRLERLDHLAEKFRQKAAIHEAWTDGKEEMLQQKDYETASLSDIKALLKKHEAFESDLAAHQDRVEQIAAIAQELNELEYYDSPSVNARCQRICDQWDSLGVLTQKRSEALQRTEKLLETIDQLYLEFAKRAAPFNNWMEGAMEDLQDTFIVHTIEEIQGLSTAHEQFKATLPEADKERQAILGIHNEIAKIVQTYHVNMAGTNPYTTINPQEINAKWDKVRQLVPQRDQALIEEHARQQNNERLRRQFANQANVIGPWIQTKMEEIGRISIEMHGTLEDQLTHLRQYEKSIVNYKPKIDQLEGDHQQIQEALIFDNKHTNYTMEHIRVGWEQLLTTIARTINEIENQILTRDAKGISQEQMNEFRASFNHFDRDHSGTLGAEEFKACLISLGFDIGNDAQGEAEFARIMSIVDPNRLGVITFQAFIDFMSRETADTDTADQVMASFKVLAGDKNYILADELRRELPPDQAEYCIARMTPYAGPDGVPGALDYMSFSTALYGESDL; encoded by the exons ATGGATCACCACCACCATcaacaacatcatcatcatcatcagtatGATGGAGGAGAGAACGACTATATGCAGCAAGAAGATGACTGGGACCGGGATCTGCTGCTTGACCCCGCCTGGGAGAAACAACAGCGAAAG aCGTTTACTGCGTGGTGCAACTCTCATCTACGAAAGGCAGGGACTCAGATCGAAAACATTGAGGAAGATTTTAGAGATGGACTCAAACTCATGCTGCTCCTAGAGGTTATTTCAG GAGAACGCTTGGCCAAACCAGAGAGGGGAAAGATGAGAGTCCATAAGATCTCCAATGTGAATAAAGCCCTGGACTTCATTGCAAGCAAAGGAGTCAAACTGGTTTCTATTGGAGCGGAGG AGATTGTTGATGGCAACGCTAAGATGACTCTGGGGATGATCTGGACCATTATCCTCCGCTTCGCCATCCAGGACATCTCAGTGGAgg AGACCTCAGCTAAAGAAGGCCTGCTGCTGTGGTGCCAGAGAAAAACAGCTCCatacaaaaatgtcaacatcCAGAATTTCCACATCAG ttGGAAGGATGGATTAGGCTTCTGTGCACTCATTCACAGACATCGTCCAGAGCTCATCGATTACGGTAAACTGCGCAAG GATGACCCAATGACTAATCTGAACACCGCTTTTGATGTCGCTGAAAAGTACCTGGACATCCCTAAGATGCTGGATGCAGAAG ATATTGTTGGTACAGCCCGTCCCGATGAGAAGGCCATCATGACCTACGTTTCTAGCTTCTACCATGCCTTCTCTGGGGCGCAGAAG GCTGAGACAGCAGCCAATCGGATCTGCAAAGTCCTGGCTGTCAATCAGGAGAATGAGCAACTGATGGAAGACTATGAGAAACTGGCCAGTGAT cTCCTGGAGTGGATTCGCAGAACAATCCCATGGTTGGAGAACCGCGTTCCAGAAAACACCATGCAGGCCATGCAGCAGAAGTTGGAGGATTTCCGGGACTATCGACGACTTCACAAACCACCCAAGGTTCAGGAGAAATGTCAGCTGGAGATCAACTTCAACACGCTGCAGACCAAACTCCGCCTTAGCAACCGTCCTGCATTTATGCCATCGGAGGGGAAGATGGTCTCG GATATCTCCAATGCTTGGGGAAGTCTAGAGGGAGCTGAGAAGGGTTATGAAGAGTGGCTACTAAATGAGATTCGCAGACTGGAAAGACTCGATCATCTTGCAGAGAAATTCCGCCAAAAAGCCGCCATCCATGAGGCCTGGACTGACG GTAAGGAGGAGATGCTACAGCAGAAGGACTACGAGACAGCATCCCTCTCGGACATCAAAGCTTTGCTGAAGAAGCATGAGGCTTTTGAGAGTGACCTTGCAGCTCATCAGGACAGAGTGGAACAGATCGCTGCCATCGCACAGGAGCTGAA TGAGTTGGAGTACTATGACTCTCCCAGTGTAAATGCTCGCTGTCAGCGAATCTGTGATCAGTGGGATTCATTGGGGGTTTTAACTCAGAAACGCAGCGAGGCCTTGCAG AGGACTGAGAAACTGTTGGAAACGATTGATCAGCTGTACCTGGAGTTTGCCAAAAGGGCAGCGCCCTTTAACAACTGGATGGAGGGAGCCATGGAAGACCTGCAAGACACTTTTATCGTCCACACCATTGAGGAGATACAG ggACTCAGCACAGCCCATGAGCAGTTTAAAGCCACACTGCCTGAGGCAGATAAGGAACGACAGGCCATCCTGGGCATCCATAATGAAATTGCTAAAATAGTACAGACATACCACGTGAACATGGCTGGCACCAACCCCTACACCACCATCAACCCCCAGGAGATTAATGCCAAATGGGATAAG GTGAGGCAGTTAGTACCCCAGAGAGATCAGGCCCTGATAGAAGAACACGCTCGTCAGCAGAATAATGAGAGACTGCGCAGACAGTTTGCTAATCAGGCAAATGTCATTGGGCCCTGGATCCAGACCAAGATGGAG GAAATTGGCAGAATCTCTATTGAGATGCACGGGACCCTGGAGGATCAGCTGACCCACCTTCGGCAGTATGAGAAGAGCATTGTAAACTACAAACCAAAGATCGACCAGCTAGAGGGAGACCATCAACAAATACAGGAAGCACTTATATTtgacaacaaacacacaaactacacCATGGAG CACATCCGTGTAGGTTGGGAGCAGCTCCTTACTACCATCGCTCGCACCATCAACGAGATAGAGAACCAGATTCTGACCCGTGACGCCAAAGGCATTAGCCAGGAGCAAATGAATGAGTTCAGAGCCTCGTTCAACCACTTCGATCGA GACCACTCGGGCACACTGGGCGCTGAGGAGTTCAAAGCCTGCCTTATCAGTCTGGGCTTCGATATCGGGAACGACGCACAG GGAGAGGCGGAGTTTGCCCGCATCATGAGCATTGTGGATCCTAACAGACTGGGAGTGATCACATTCCAGGCCTTCATTGATTTTATGTCTCGTGAGACGGCCGACACGGACACCGCTGATCAGGTCATGGCATCCTTTAAAGTCCTTGCTGGAGACAAG AACTATATCCTTGCAGATGAGCTGAGACGTGAGCTCCCTCCGGACCAGGCCGAATACTGCATCGCCCGCATGACGCCTTACGCCGGCCCTGACGGCGTCCCGGGAGCTCTTGACTACATGTCCTTCTCTACCGCTCTCTATGGGGAGAGTGACCTCTGA